The sequence below is a genomic window from Corynebacterium afermentans subsp. afermentans.
AAGCGCGCGTTGCGGAAGACGAGCTCGCTGCGGAGATCCGCAGGCTCGCCCGCGCGGTGCGCCACGACAGCCTCTCTTCCGCAGGCTCCCAGGTCAGCGACACGGCGCTCACCGAGGTGCTTGTGGAACTGGTTGCCGGCATGCCCGTCTACCGCGCTGACTACCGTTCGCTATCGAGAGTGACCGCGACGCTGATTGCGGAATTGGCCCAGAGCCCAATCGGGTTTGACGCGGCGGCGCTCGACCTTGTTGCGGCTGCCTTGGCCGCGCACGGCGAGGCGGCCCACCGCTTCGCCCAGGTCTGCGGAGCGGTGATGGCCAAAGGGGTGGAGGACACCCTGTTCTACCGCGCGTGCCGTCTGGTAGCACTGCAGGAAGTCGGCGGCGCACCCGGGCGATTCGGCGTCAGCCAGGCTGAATTCCACCTCCTGCAGGACGAGCGCAGCAGGTTATGGCCGCGCACCATGACAACGCTGACCACGCACGACACGAAACGCAGCGAAGACACCCGCGCCCGCATGATCGAGATCTCTGAGGTGCCGGGCGAATTCAGCCAGCTCGTCGACGACGTGTTCGCGCTCACCCCGCCGCCTGACACCGCCACTGGCCTGTTTCTGTTGCACAACGTGCTGGGCGCGTGGCCGCGTGACGGCCGCGCGGACGAAGCATTCACCCAGCGCCTGCAGTCGTACGCGGTCAAAGCTGTGCGTGAGGCGGACACGCTGACGAGCTGGTACGACAACGACCATGACTACGAGGCACAAGTGACCGAGTGGATTGCGCACCTCACGCATGGCCCCGCTACGCGCCTCGTCGCGGACTTCGCCCGCGACCTCGACCGCGGCGGCGTGGCGGTCTCCCTCGGCAGGAAACTGCTGCAACTAATCGGACCGGGCATCCCGGACACCTACCAGGGCACCGAGTTTTTGGACTTCTCGCTGGTGGACCCGGACAACCGCCGCTTCGTCGACTATCAGGCGCTTTGTGCTGGTGAGGGGGCACCGGAGGACGTCGATAAGCAACGTATTGTGCGCGCCGCCCTCACCTTGCGCCGCGAGCGCCCACAGCTCTTCCTCGACGGCGGTTACCGCGCGATCTTCGCCGCAGGCCCCGCGCGCGAGCACGTAGTGAGCATGGCTCGCACACTTCACGACGAACCGCAGGTCATCGCCGTAGCAACCCGCACCCCGCTCAGCTTGGAGCGCGCCGGAGGCTGGCGCGGCACCACCCTCACCCTTCCCGAAGGCACCTGGACCGACCAGCTCACCGGGCAGAAATATTCCGGCACTGTGGAAATGTCGCAGCTGTGCGCCGAACTACCTGCGGCGCTGTTGTCCATGTAAGCTATCCCGCCGTTATGAGCACAGCAAAGCATCCCGCGAAGCCGGAGAAACCCAGGAACAAGGCGATGGACGACACCATCGCCCGCCTCGGGTCGACCTACTTTGCCTGGATGCGCGAACACGACGACATCGCGACGGCGTTTCGGCACGCGCTGCACGAACTCATGCGCGACGCCGGCGTCAACTTCGACCGCGTGGACGCGCGCGTGAAGTCCTGGACCTCGCTGAAGGAAAAGGCCCGCAAGACGCGCGACGACGGCGAGATGGTCTACCCCGACCCGTGGCACGACATCAAAGACATCATCGGCGCGCGCATCACGGTGCTGCACTCCACCGAGATCCCGGCAGTCCAGCGCCTCCTCGCGGACCAGTTCGAGGTTTTGCGCAGCGTGGACAAGGCCGAAGAAACGCGCGTAGCCGGCGGCTTCGGTTACGGCTCGCACCACATGATCGTGCGGGTGCAGGAGCAATCCGAAGGCCTGGAAGAGTACGTCGGGCAGGTCTTCGAGGTGCAGATCCGCACCGTGCTGCAGCACGCCTGGGCCGAGTTCGAGCACGACATTCGGTACAAGCGCGCCACCGAGAACCTGGACCCACAGGTGGACCGGGCGTTCACCCTGGCGGCCGGCCTGATAGAGCTTGCGGACCAGCAGTTCGACCAGATCGCGTCGCTGGCAAACCCGGAGGACCCGGCAGACAAGGTCAACACCGATGTGGACGCGGAGAT
It includes:
- the treY gene encoding malto-oligosyltrehalose synthase, producing MKRPITSTYRLQLRGPHTDPHGREFGFAQAAELVPYLSDLGVSHLYLSPIFAAAPESNHNYDVIDPTVVNPELGGIDGLRRLARVAHDAGLGLVVDIVPNHLGVEVPRRNRWWWDVLKHGQDSNYAHFFDIDWAEDNGAGGKIALPVLGAPGDTDALKLEHLDGEDVLTYYDHVFPLAPGSYTDLNDDPTAVHERQHYRLTYWRDGIISYRRFFSINGLAGVRQEDEDVFNATHSCLRELVGEGLIDGVRVDHPDGLTDPFGYLTRLRELIGPDTWLIVEKILGVDEPLDPRLNVDGTTGYDALREFDGTFVNTDAATALGAVALRFSGTTWDAHAVEKAEWMLKARVAEDELAAEIRRLARAVRHDSLSSAGSQVSDTALTEVLVELVAGMPVYRADYRSLSRVTATLIAELAQSPIGFDAAALDLVAAALAAHGEAAHRFAQVCGAVMAKGVEDTLFYRACRLVALQEVGGAPGRFGVSQAEFHLLQDERSRLWPRTMTTLTTHDTKRSEDTRARMIEISEVPGEFSQLVDDVFALTPPPDTATGLFLLHNVLGAWPRDGRADEAFTQRLQSYAVKAVREADTLTSWYDNDHDYEAQVTEWIAHLTHGPATRLVADFARDLDRGGVAVSLGRKLLQLIGPGIPDTYQGTEFLDFSLVDPDNRRFVDYQALCAGEGAPEDVDKQRIVRAALTLRRERPQLFLDGGYRAIFAAGPAREHVVSMARTLHDEPQVIAVATRTPLSLERAGGWRGTTLTLPEGTWTDQLTGQKYSGTVEMSQLCAELPAALLSM
- a CDS encoding GTP pyrophosphokinase — translated: MSTAKHPAKPEKPRNKAMDDTIARLGSTYFAWMREHDDIATAFRHALHELMRDAGVNFDRVDARVKSWTSLKEKARKTRDDGEMVYPDPWHDIKDIIGARITVLHSTEIPAVQRLLADQFEVLRSVDKAEETRVAGGFGYGSHHMIVRVQEQSEGLEEYVGQVFEVQIRTVLQHAWAEFEHDIRYKRATENLDPQVDRAFTLAAGLIELADQQFDQIASLANPEDPADKVNTDVDAEISPETLPGILTVLLGNQFPLSRAGDYRFCTELLRAHGMEHVSEVAELTNPADIEAISNSLSYPFVPGQVRIVDDLLLNRYGTEHIERTWDAGNRPQVRRKRLTNRLRLLRGE